AAGGGAGTCCCTACAACACCGACGTCAAGGGAGTCCCCACAACACCGACGTCAAGGGAGTGCCCACAACACCGACGTCAAGGGAGTGCCCACAACACCGACGTCAAGGGAGTCCCCACAACACCGACGTCAAGGGAGTCCCCACAACACCGAAGTCAAGGGAGTTCCCACAACACCGACGTCAAGGGAGTCCCCACAACACCGACGTCAAGGGAGTCCCCATAACACCGACGTCAAGGGTGTCCCTACAACACCGATGTCAAGGGAGTCCCTACAACACCGACGTCAAGGGAGTCCCTACAACACCGACGTCAAGGAAGTCCCCACAACACCGACGTCAAGGGTGTCCCTACAACACCGACGTCAAGGGAGTCCCTACAACACCGACGTCAAGGGTGTCCCTACAACACCGACGTCAAGGGTATCCCTACAACACCGACGTCAAGGGAGTCCCCACAACACCGACGTCAAGGGAGTCTCTACAACACCGACGTCAAGGGAGTCCTCACAACACCGAAGTCAAAGGAGGCCCCACAACACCGACGTCAAGGGAGTCCCCACAACACCGACGTCAAGGGAGTCCCTACAACACCGACGTCAAGGGTGTCCCTACAACACCGACGTCAAGGGTATCCCTACAACACCGACGTCAAGGGAGTCCCTACAACACCGACGTCAAGGGAGTCACTACAACACCGACGTCAAGGGAGTCCCCACAACACCGACGTCAAGGGAGTCCCCACAACACCGACGTCAAGGGTGTCCCTACAACACCGACGTCAAGGGAGTCCCTACAACACCGACGTCAAGGGAGTCCCTACAACACCGACGTCAAGGGAGTCCCCACAACACCGACGTCAAGGGTATCCCTACAACACCGACGTCAAGGGAGTCACTACAACACCGACATCAAGGGTGTCCCTACAATACCGACGTCAAGGGAGTCCCTACAACACCGACGTCAAGGGAGTCACTACAACACCGACATCAAGGGTGTCCCTACAATACCGACGTCAAGGGAGTCCCTACAACACCGACGTCAAGGGAGTCACTACAACACCGACATCAAGGGTGTCCCTACAATACCGACGTCAAGGGAGTCCCTACAACACCGACGTCAAGGGAGTGCCCACAACACCGACGTCAAGGGAGTCCCCACAACACCGACGTCAAGGGAGTCCCCACAACACCGACGTCAAGGAAGTCCCCATAACACCGACGTCAAGGGAGTCCCCACAACACCGAAGTCAAGGGAGTCCCCACAACACCGACGTCAAGGGAGTCTCTACAACACCGACGTCAAGGGAGTCCCCACAACACCGAAGTCAAAGGAGGCCCCACAACACCGACGTCAAGGGAGTCCCCACAACACCGACGTCAAGGGAGTCCCCACAACACCGACGTCAAGGGAGTCCCCACAACACCGACGTCAAGGGTGTCCCTACAACACCGACGTCAAGGGAGTCCCTACAACACCGACGTCAAGGGAGTCCCTACAACACCGACGTCAAGGGAGTCCCCACAACACCGACGTCAAGGGTATCCCTACAACACCGACGTCAAGGGAGTCACTACAACACCGACATCAAGGGTGTCCCTACAATACCGACGTCAAGGGAGTCCCTACAACACCGACGTCAAGGGAGTCACTACAACACCGACATCAAGGGTGTCCCTACAATACCGACGTCAAGGGAGTCCCTACAACACCGACGTCAAGGGAGTCACTACAACACCGACATCAAGGGTGTCCCTACAATACCGACGTCAAGGGAGTCCCTACAACACCGACGTCAAGGGAGTCCCCACAACACCGACATCAAGGGTGTCCCTACAATACCGACGTCAAGGGAGTCCCTACAACACCGACGTCAAGGGAGTCCCTACAACACCGACGTCAAGGGAGTCCCTACAACACCGACGTCAAGGGAGTCCCCAC
This DNA window, taken from Procambarus clarkii isolate CNS0578487 chromosome 76, FALCON_Pclarkii_2.0, whole genome shotgun sequence, encodes the following:
- the LOC123771521 gene encoding sialidase-like: MNVDFPVWAGPCSASPAGGSSLRELSSAAPPPAESVTRNKLEVARAMGMFVVLTVGYAESLQHRRRGSPYNTDAEGVPTTPTPRESLQHRRRGSPYNTDAEGVPTTPTPRESLQHRRRGSPYNTDAEGVPTTPTSRESPQHRRQGSPHNTDVKGVPTTPTPRESLQHRRQGSLYNTDAEGVPTTPTSRESLQHRRQGSPHNTDVKGVPTTPTSRECPQHRRQGSPHNTDVKGVPTTPKSREFPQHRRQGSPHNTDVKGVPITPTSRVSLQHRCQGSPYNTDVKGVPTTPTSRKSPQHRRQGCPYNTDVKGVPTTPTSRVSLQHRRQGYPYNTDVKGVPTTPTSRESLQHRRQGSPHNTEVKGGPTTPTSRESPQHRRQGSPYNTDVKGVPTTPTSRVSLQHRRQGSPYNTDVKGVTTTPTSRESPQHRRQGSPHNTDVKGVPTTPTSRESLQHRRQGSPYNTDVKGVPTTPTSRVSLQHRRQGSHYNTDIKGVPTIPTSRESLQHRRQGSHYNTDIKGVPTIPTSRESLQHRRQGSHYNTDIKGVPTIPTSRESLQHRRQGSAHNTDVKGVPTTPTSRESPQHRRQGSPHNTDVKGVPTTPKSRESPQHRRQGSLYNTDVKGVPTTPKSKEAPQHRRQGSPHNTDVKGVPTTPTSRESPQHRRQGCPYNTDVKGVPTTPTSRESLQHRRQGSPHNTDVKGIPTTPTSRESLQHRHQGCPYNTDVKGVPTTPTSRESLQHRHQGCPYNTDVKGVPTTPTSRESLQHRHQGCPYNTDVKGVPTTPTSRESPQHRHQGCPYNTDVKGVPTTPTSRESLQHRRQGSPYNTDVKGVPTTPTSRESLQHRRQGSPHNTDVKGVPTTPTSRESPQHRRQGSPHNTDVKEVPITPTSRESPQHRSQGSPHNTDVKGVSTTPTSRESPQHRSQRRPHNTDVKGVPTTPTSRESPQHRRQGSPHNTDVKGVPTTPTSRESPQH